One Labilithrix sp. genomic window, GATGACGAAGCCGAAGGCGATGACGAGGCGGGCGCGAATGGATAGGCTCATCGTGGTTCCGTTCTGATCTGTCCGGCGTCGACCCAGAGCGCTGGGCCGGCGCGAAGCGCGTCGAGGTCGACGAAGCTCTCGCCCGCGGGCGTCGCGGCGACGACCCACGCGGAGCGGATCTCGTCCGGCGGCGCCACGAGCGCGGCGCGATCGATCGCGCCGAAGCCGTCGATCGCGTCCACCGCGAGCGCGACCTCGTCGTGCTGCTCGCCGAGGACGAGGCCGTGCGCGGTCTCCGGCAAGCGCCCGAGCCGCTCCGACACGAGCGCGGCGAGGTGGAAGACCGGGATCGCCGCGCCGCCGCGCACGATCGCGCCCGCGAGCGCGCGGGGCGCGTGCGGCACCGGCACCATCGCCTCGAGCCGGACCGCGGCGCGCACCGAGCGCGCGAGCGCGCAGCACCGGCGGCGTCCGACGCGGAAGAAGATGGCGGGCTCCCCCTCGGCTTCCGCGACCGCGACCGGCGAGCGCGCGAGCGCCGCGGTGCGTTCGAGCAGGATCGCTTGCTCCTCGGTCGTGAGGTCGCTCATCGCGCCGCGCCTCCGAGGGCGCGCTCGATCCGCGCGCAATAAGAGGCGAGCTCGGCCGCGGTCGCGCCGCCGCCGCCGCGGACGAGCTCGGCGGGCGGGGCGGCGGCGAGGTAGCGGCGCGCGTGACGGAGCGAGCGGCGCGCGGCGCCGAGGTCGCGCTGCGCGAGGGCGGCGCTCGCGGCGAGGACGTGCGCGGCCGCGGCGGCGCGATCGAGGAGGATCGCGCGCCGCGCGTCTTCGCCCGCGGCGCCTGGATCGATCGCGAGCGCCTTCCATCCGCGATCGAGGAGATCGATCACGTCGTCGGGGGCGCGCGGCGGCGGCTTGCGGTCCGACGCCGGCTTCGAGCGAGGCCGCGGCGCCGGACGGCGCGGAGGCGGCGGCGGCGACGGCGCGGTGACGACGGGAGCCTTCGGGCGCTCCCCGCGGACGTGCACCCAGGTCTCGCCGATCGCGTGTGTGCCGAGGTCCGCGATCGCGAAGAACGCCGCCTCCGCCGCGCCGACGATCAGCGTGCCGCCGGGACGGAGCGCGCGCGCGAGCTGCGAGAGCGTCGTCTTCACCGCCTCGTCGTCGAAGTAGATGAGCACGTTGCGGCAGAGCACGACGTCGGCGCTGGCGGGCGCGAGCGCGTCCTTCGGATCGATCATGTTCCGCTCGTCGAAGCGCACGAGCGATCGGACCTCCGCCTTCACGCTCGCGCCGTCCTCCACCTCGTCGAACCAGCGCGCGCGCACGTCGGGGCTCATGCCGCGGAGCGACCAGGGGCGGTAGATCCCGCGCCGCGCGGTCGCGACCGCGGCCGGGTTGAGGTCGAAGCCGAGGACCTCGACCTTCGTCGCCGCGTCGGGCCCGAGCTTGTCGCGCGCGAGCATCGCGAGCGTGTACGCCTCTTCGCCGGAGGAGCACGCGGCGGAGACGACGACGACGGGAGAGCTCCCGCGCGCGACCGCGGCCGGGAGCAGCACGTCGCGAAAGTGCTCGAGGTGGCTCGGCTCGCGGAAGAAATACGTCTCGCCGATCGTGAGCGAGCGCGCGAGGGCCGCGCGCGCCTCGTGGTCGCCGCGATCGACGCGGGCGAGGAGCGCGCCTTCGTCGGCGAGGCCGAGCTCCTTCATCGCCGCGCGGACGCCGTCCTGCAGGCGCGCGGGATGATCGAGCATCGAGAGCCCGAAGATGGATCGGAGGCGCGCGTCCCAGACCTCGGCGGTGCGGATCATCGGCTCATCCGGAGAGGCTCGCGTCGAGGGAGGCTTCCTCGCGATCGGTGAGCAGCGCGTCGACGTCGTGGATGAGGAGGACGCCGCTCGGGAGCGCGACCAACCCTTCGATGACGGGGGTCTCCGCCGCCGGCGCCTCGACGCGCGCGTCCTCGACGTGCTCGTCGCCGCTCACGCGATCGACGAC contains:
- a CDS encoding chemotaxis protein CheW, which gives rise to MSDLTTEEQAILLERTAALARSPVAVAEAEGEPAIFFRVGRRRCCALARSVRAAVRLEAMVPVPHAPRALAGAIVRGGAAIPVFHLAALVSERLGRLPETAHGLVLGEQHDEVALAVDAIDGFGAIDRAALVAPPDEIRSAWVVAATPAGESFVDLDALRAGPALWVDAGQIRTEPR
- a CDS encoding protein-glutamate O-methyltransferase CheR, which produces MIRTAEVWDARLRSIFGLSMLDHPARLQDGVRAAMKELGLADEGALLARVDRGDHEARAALARSLTIGETYFFREPSHLEHFRDVLLPAAVARGSSPVVVVSAACSSGEEAYTLAMLARDKLGPDAATKVEVLGFDLNPAAVATARRGIYRPWSLRGMSPDVRARWFDEVEDGASVKAEVRSLVRFDERNMIDPKDALAPASADVVLCRNVLIYFDDEAVKTTLSQLARALRPGGTLIVGAAEAAFFAIADLGTHAIGETWVHVRGERPKAPVVTAPSPPPPPRRPAPRPRSKPASDRKPPPRAPDDVIDLLDRGWKALAIDPGAAGEDARRAILLDRAAAAAHVLAASAALAQRDLGAARRSLRHARRYLAAAPPAELVRGGGGATAAELASYCARIERALGGAAR